In Rissa tridactyla isolate bRisTri1 chromosome 2, bRisTri1.patW.cur.20221130, whole genome shotgun sequence, a single window of DNA contains:
- the ALDH5A1 gene encoding succinate-semialdehyde dehydrogenase, mitochondrial, translating into MASLLPRRVAAASRCRRLLLLPPPPLGPAAARRGSWALPAALVRRGGLVGGRWVETAAAFPVQDPASGEELGRVADCGPAEAREAVRAAHEAGAAWGRLPAKERSLRLRRWYELMLENKEELARIITAENGKPLKEAQGEILYSASFLEWFAEEARRVYGDVIPASAKDRRILALKQPVGVAAVITPWNFPSAMITRKVGAALAAGCTVVVKPAEDTPLSALALGELANQAGIPAGVYNVVPCSRQQTPAVGEVLCTDPLVAKISFTGSTATGKILLKHAAGTVKRVSMELGGHAPFIVFDSANVDRAVAGALASKYRNSGQTCVCTNRFLVQKGIHDEFVEKFAKAIERELHVGSGFDAKTTQGPLINEKAVEKVERHINDAVSQGASIVTGGKRHSLGKNFFEPTLLSNVSTKMLCTQEETFGPLAPVIKFDTEAEAIAIANAANVGLAGYFYSQDPAQIWRVAEQLEVGMVGVNEGIISSVESPFGGVKQSGLGREGSKYGIDEYLEIKYVCFGGL; encoded by the exons ATGGCGAGCCTCCTGCCGCGGAGAGTCGCCGCCGCCAGTCGCTGCCGCcgtctcctccttctccccccgccgcccctgggtccggcggcggcgcggcgcggcagctgggctctgcccgccGCCCTGGTGCGGCGGGGCGGCCTGGTGGGCGGCCGCTGGGTGGAGACGGCCGCCGCTTTCCCCGTGCAGGACCCGGCCAGCGGCGAGGAGCTGGGCCGAGTGGCCGACTGCGGGCCGGCCGAGGCGCGGGAGGCCGTGCGGGCCGCGCACGAAGCCGGTGCCGCCTGGGGCCGCCTCCCCGCCAAG GAGAGGAGCCTGCGGCTGCGGCGGTGGTACGAGCTGATGCTGGAGAACAAGGAGGAGCTGGCGAGGATCATAACGGCCGAGAAC GGGAAGCCTCTGAAAGAAGCACAGGGTGAAATCCTGTATTCTGCCTCGTTTCTGGAGTGGTTTGCGGAGGAAGCTCGCCGGGTTTATGGTGATGTTATTCCAGCATCTGCAAAAGACAGAAGAATCCTGGCGCTGAAGCAGCCAGTAGGAGTGGCAGCCGTTATAACTCCA TGGAATTTCCCCAGCGCAATGATTACCCGGAAGGTTGGtgcagctctggcagctggctGCACGGTGGTAGTGAAACCTGCAGAGGACACACCGTTATCAGCATTAGCTCTTGGGGAG CTTGCAAACCAGGCTGGAATTCCAGCGGGAGTGTATAATGTTGTTCCTTGTTCCAGACAACAGACGCCAGCTGTAGGGGAAGTTCTGTGCACTGATCCATTGGTAGCCAAAATATCTTTTACTGGCTCTACAGCAACAGGAAAG ATATTGCTGAAACATGCAGCTGGCACTGTGAAGCGAGTTTCCATGGAGCTTGGAGGACATGCTCCTTTTATAGTGTTTGACAGCGCCAATGTGGACCGTGCTGTTGCAGGAGCCCTTGCTTCTAAGTATAGAAACTCAGGGCAG ACCTGTGTTTGCACAAACCGTTTCCTGGTGCAAAAGGGAATCCATGACGAATTTGTGGAAAAGTTTGCTAAAGCTATAGAGAGAGAACTACACGTCGGAAGTGGATTTGATGCAAAAACTACCCAAGGGCCACTAATTAATGAAAAAGCAGTGGAGAAG GTAGAGAGACACATTAATGATGCAGTTTCTCAAGGAGCATCTATTGTGACTGGAGGGAAACGACACAGCTTGGGGAAGAATTTCTTTGAGCCAACGTTACTTAGTAATGTTTCAACAAAAATGCTTTGCACCCAAGAGGAGACATTTGGCCCCTTAGCACCAGTTATCAA GTTCGATACTGAAGCAGAAGCTATTGCCATAGCAAACGCAGCTAATGTGGGTTTAGCAG GATATTTCTACTCCCAAGATCCAGCTCAGATCTGGAGAGTTGCAGAACAGCTGGAAGTTGGAATGGTTGGTGTTAATGAAGGCATAATCTCCTCAGTGGAGAGTCCTTTTGGTGGGGTAAAACAGTCCGGCTTAGGGCGAGAAGGTTCAAAATACGGCATCGATGAATACTTAGAAATAAAATACGTCTGCTTTGGAGGCttataa